The following are encoded in a window of Colletotrichum lupini chromosome 3, complete sequence genomic DNA:
- a CDS encoding FAD binding domain-containing protein, which yields MATPKRRKVETSEGSRPMSAFALRQQLLSASPSLSPAPQAESQPAPDAQVSTPTPTPKARSPAKGRSSKRVASTEDEAIQHTPQTKPGQSASAPIAGATESKYNLSTSSPTADPDEINPSKIGTQQFSTFRPSKSNSRRVAGGILELRLHDSERFLVLGSYGIKVLDGEITIAGASVRPPDGIKWVHAPHCHAIPVLRCSEETRLELHPHPQGASLRKLERLSPLFRSLWHEPEGKASKRGAKTDTYRIICTSEDAPKRALIQDLRSHPAWNKKLAGLTKAKPDQPALSVMLCGPKSSGKSTFGRILGNRLLTGAGQQTRTRKTPPSVVVMELDPGQPEYTPAGTIALVQVREPNLSPSFARIAANEQDVTVMRCHSIASVSPASDPELYLECALDLFQRYQDTCKGLPLIINTPGWVLGTGLDLLSELVSTIKPADVIYMSEDGPRETIEGLQAACKTAFTLLPSQQSEFTSRTAAHLRSMQALAYFHTKRNPSNQLLWNPTPLSSSPPLMVGYKGKNRGITGIISYEYQPPADLLAETINGSILCLVETEDVRAFTRLARESIDSSAVTSGVDVMDVDGVALDLEAIIARTPEGIPYIPNTDAQTLDPRYAQTLGQVLLRGIDTKTGALQILTPIPLERIEAAKAAGRHLLLVHGKLDSPGWAYSEDLYYQSFNGSDVDNYKYDTVEVMDEDTESDKSDEEPENLELAGDISDTPWIEVLQGHEKRPVGSRGTPEWGGLHPHFEMKCSPMQCGSPFRAAALQIPALGIYPTSPDDVQSKVDVLIIGAGPAGLMLALWLSRLGVKTRIVDKRTAKVYSGQADGFQVRSLEILDSFGVAERVWKAANRMLEVSFWNPDENGTIQRSAKSVNTIPGLSRFTESVLHQGRIEQFFIDGIRASYPSNETPLQVERMVIPTSLEIDEAAAEDPDPEAHPVTVTLRHLTEEEATPTQMLSNLSDGIFRSNLADDDVAGILDRSKGREARDEVVRAKYVVGCDGAHSWTRKALGKEFEMKGESTDAIWGVMDIVPITDFPDIRFRTMIQNTAGALMIIPRENRMVRLYIQLKEVSAGGGRVDRSQITPEIIFKSAQRIFSPYKLEYHYCDWWTAYQIGQRTGDHFSKLNRVFLAGDAVHTHSPKAGQGMNISMQDSYNLGWKIGLACKNILPRDVLSTYELERKKIAKDLIAFDGKFSKLFTGAPPKDIQSETGVSDDVFQKAFHTSRMFTTGVGVNYQPTVLVAKEADADTETEDDLPNTLTKSAAKSTQSLATNCKLGQRFPSYKVIRQSDARLWELHHKLPSNGRFRLVVFGGDISQPAQRDKVNALGAWLLSYLPKLPTIALGPASDPHSGLIKFKTDADPSIVDVVLVHSAPRDEVDLLRDVHEAYHPFDSKLGWDYDKVFSDGKTFYEEPERAYEKYGIDSGKGAVVGLRPDGYVGLVTPVGHDGAEQIQKWFDGIFQRS from the exons ATGGCGACGCCAAAGCGACGGAAGGTCGAGACATCTGAGGGCTCAAGGC CAATGAGCGCATTTGCTTTGAGACAACAATTGCTTTCAGCGAGCCCGTCCTTGTCTCCAGCACCTCAAGCCGAATCTCAGCCGGCCCCTGATGCCCAAGTATCAACTCCCACGCCCACACCCAAAGCACGGTCTCCCGCGAAAGGAAGATCCTCAAAAAGGGTCGCCTCTACCGAGGATGAAGCAATCCAGCACACGCCACAGACGAAGCCGGGGCAGAGTGCATCTGCGCCAATAGCAGGAGCGACAGAATCCAAGTATAACCTCTCCACCTC TAGCCCTACGGCAGATCCTGACGAGATCAACCCGTCAAAGATTGGAACTCAGCAGTTCTCGACGTTCAGGCCGAGTAAGAGCAACTCCCGCAGAGTGGCAGGAGGCATTCTAGAGCTGAGACTTCATGACAGCGAG CGTTTCCTGGTGCTCGGAAGCTATGGTATCAAGGTCCTCGATGGTGAGATCACTATAGCAGGGGCGAGCGTTCGACCTCCAGACGGCATCAAATGGGTTCATGCCCCTCACTGCCATGCGATCCCCGTGCTGCGCTGCTCGGAGGAGACTAGACTTGAACTGCATCCTCATCCACAGGGTGCAAGTCTGCGCAAGCTTGAACGGCTTTCGCCTCTCTTCCGAAGTTTGTGGCATGAGCCTGAGGGCAAAGCAAGCAAACGAGGCGCAAAGACCGATACCTACAGGATT ATTTGTACCTCTGAAGACGCGCCGAAGCGAGCTCTGATCCAAGATCTGCGATCGCATCCCGCCTGGAACAAGAAATTGGCGGGGCTAACGAAGGCGAAACCAGACCAGCCTGCCCTCAGCGTGATGCTTTGCGGCCCCAAATCGTCCGGCAAATCCACTTTTGGCCGTATACTGGGAAACCGGCTGCTCACGGGCGCTGGCCAACAGACTCGAACCCGGAAAACACCACCATCAGTCGTTGTGATGGAGCTAGATCCCGGGCAGCCAGAGTATACTCCGGCAGGTACAATTGCCTTGGTTCAGGTCAGAGAACCCAACTTGAGTCCATCTTTTGCCCGCATTGCGGCGAACGAGCAGGATGTGACCGTTATGAGATGTCACTCAATAGCTTCGGTATCACCTGCCTCTGATCCAGAGCTGTATCTGGAGTGCGCACTCGATCTGTTTCAACGCTATCAAGACACATGTAAAGGGCTGCCGTTGATCATCAACACCCCGGGTTGGGTCTTGGGAACAGGACTGGACCTACTAAGTGAGCTCGTCTCGACGATCAAGCCAGCCGACGTCATTTACATGTCCGAAGACGGCCCTAGGGAGACCATCGAAGGCTTGCAAGCGGCGTGTAAGACGGCCTTTACGCTGCTTCCCTCGCAGCAGTCAGAATTCACTTCTAGAACCGCGGCACATCTACGTTCGATGCAGGCGTTGGCGTATTTCCACACCAAGAGAAACCCGTCGAATCAGCTGCTGTGGAACCCTACTCCGCTTTCATCATCGCCTCCTTTGATGGTCGGCTACAAGGGGAAGAACCGCGGCATCACTGGGATCATAAGTTATGAGTACCAACCGCCGGCAGACCTTCTCGCAGAGACCATCAACGGGTCTATCTTGTGTCTAGTCGAGACCGAGGATGTCAGGGCATTCACTCGTCTAGCTAGAGAGAGCATTGACTCTTCCGCTGTGACATCAGGCGTTGACGTGATGGACGTTGATGGTGTCGCGTTGGACTTGGAGGCAATTATCGCCAGGACGCCTGAGGGAATCCCTTATATCCCAAACACCGATGCCCAAACTCTGGATCCACGATACGCGCAAACACTGGGCCAGGTGCTATTGCGAGGCATCGACACAAAGACTGGCGCACTCCAGATCCTCACACCCATTCCCCTGGAACGCATCGAAGCAGCCAAAGCAGCGGGCCGTCACTTGTTGCTAGTCCACGGCAAGCTCGACTCCCCCGGCTGGGCGTACAGTGAAGACTTGTACTACCAGTCTTTCAACGGCAGTGATGTAGACAACTACAAGTATGACACGGTGGAAGTCATGGACGAGGACACTGAGAGCGACAAGTCAGACGAGGAGCCCGAAAACCTCGAGCTTGCTGGCGACATTAGCGACACGCCGTGGATCGAGGTCCTCCAGGGCCACGAGAAGCGTCCCGTGGGGTCGAGG GGAACGCCAGAATGGGGCGGCTTGCATCCACATTTCGAG ATGAAGTGCAGCCCGATGCAGTGTGGCAGTCCATTCAGGGCGGCCGCATTACAAA TCCCTGCATTGGGGATTTACCCCACATCCCCCGATGACGTCC AAAGTAAGGTCGACGTCCTCATCATTGGGGCTGGCCCTGCTGGGCTTATGCTGGCTCTCTGGTTATCCAGACTCGGTGTGAAGACCCGTATTGTTGACAAGAGGACCGCCAAGGTCTACTCTGGCCAAGCAGATGG TTTCCAAGTGAGATCCCTCGAGATCCTAGACAGCTTCGGCGTCGCAGAGCGCGTGTGGAAAGCAGCAAACCGCATGCTCG AGGTCAGCTTCTGGAACCCGGACGAGAACGGCACAATCCAGCGCAGCGCAAAATCAGTAAACACAATCCCAGGCCTGTCCCGCTTCACCGAATCCGTCCTGCACCAGGGGCGCATAGAGCAATTCTTCATCGACGGCATCCGCGCCTCGTACCCGTCCAACGAGACGCCACTACAGGTCGAGCGCATGGTCATCCCGACCTCGCTCGAGATCGACGAGGCCGCGGCCGAGGATCCGGATCCGGAGGCGCATCCTGTGACGGTGACGCTGCGGCACTtgacggaggaggaggcgacGCCGACGCAGATGCTGAGTAATCTTAGCGATGGCATTTTCCGGAGTAACTTGGCTGACGACGATGTCGCGGGGATCTTGGATAGGTCCAAGGGCCGTGAGGCGAGGGATGAGGTTGTGAGGGCCAAGTATGTTGTTGGCTGTGATGGAGCGCATTCGTGGACTAGAAAGGCGCTGGGGAAGGAGTTTGAGATGAAGGGGGAGAGTACTGATGCCATTTG GGGTGTGATGGATATTGTTCCCATTACCGACTTCC CCGATATCAGGTTCCGGACCATGATCCAGAACACGGCCGGCGCACTGATGATCATTCCTCGCGAGAACCGGATGGTTCGTCTCTACATCCAGCTGAAGGAGGTCTCAGCCGGAGGCGGCCGCGTCGACAGGTCGCAGATCACGCCAGAGATCATCTTCAAGTCTGCGCAGAGAATCTTTAGCCCATACAAGCTGGAGTACCACTACTGCGACTG GTGGACGGCCTACCAAATCGGTCAGCGAACAGGCGACCACTTCAGCAAACTCAACCGCGTCTTCCTCGCGGGAG ACGCCGTGCACACGCACTCCCCGAAAGCCGGCCAGGGCATGAACATCTCGATGCAGGACAGCTACAACCTCGGCTGGAAGATCGGCCTCGCGTGCAAGAACATTCTCCCCCGCGACGTCCTCTCGACGTACGAGCTCGAGCGCAAAAAGATTGCAAAGGACCTCATCGCCTTTGACGGCAAGTTCTCCAAGCTCTTCACGGGTGCGCCGCCAAAGGACATCCAGAGCGAGACGGGCGTGTCGGACGACGTGTTCCAGAAGGCGTTCCATACGAGTCGGATG TTCACGACCGGCGTCGGCGTAAACTACCAACCAACAGTCCTCGTCGCCAAAGAAGCAGACGCAGACACAGAAACCGAAGACGACTTACCAAACACCCTCACAAAGAGCGCCGCGAAAAGCACCCAATCCCTCGCCACCAATTGCAAACTCGGCCAGCGCTTCCCCTCCTACAAGGTAATCCGCCAGTCCGACGCCCGCCTCTGGGAACTGCACCACAAGCTCCCCTCCAACGGGCGCTTCCGCCTCGTAGTATTTGGCGGCGACATATCCCAACCCGCCCAGCGCGACAAGGTCAATGCCCTCGGCGCGTGGCTGTTGAGCTACCTGCCCAAGCTGCCGACCATCGCGTTAGGTCCCGCGTCGGATCCGCATAGCGGGCTGATCAAGTTCAAGACGGACGCGGATCCGAGCATTGTTGATGTTGTGCTCGTGCACTCTGCGCCGCGGGACGAGGTTGATTTGCTAAGGGACGTGCATGAGGCGTATCATCCGTTTGATAGTAAGCTTGGGTGGGATTATGACAAGGTGTTTAGTGATGGTAAGACGTTTTATGAGGAGCCGGAAAGGGCGTATGAGAAGTATGGAATTGATTCGGGCAAGGGTGCTGTTGTTGGGCTGCGACCGGATGGGTATGTTGGGCTTGTTACTCCGGTTGGTCATGATGGGGCGGAGCAGATTCAGAAGTGGTTTGATGGCATCTTTCAAAGATCATGA